Proteins encoded within one genomic window of Terriglobia bacterium:
- the thiI gene encoding tRNA 4-thiouridine(8) synthase ThiI has translation MAAANIVVHYHELWLKGGNRDFFLSKLRLAMRRALDGLRIARITEPGDRYVIELLDEAELPETLRRLARVSGIANLAVARAVERDLENPLGPLCAAAWEEVRNESFASFAVRAKRSDKRFPINALTIEREVGGYLHDQLQGAGRSFRVDLRNPELTCRIEITPGPVLVYARRIPGAGGLPANTAGRLTCLLSGGFDSSVAAWKMMRRGAHVNFVHFWGGGAKPGESSVHVARELVKRLVPWQFTAKLYLVPFEPLQREIMREAPEQYRILLYRRLMLRIAERVARGGRSLGLVTGDSLAQVASQTLQNMAAVGAATHMPLYRPLVGDDKLEILEIAKKIGTHDISAEPFHDCCPVFLPKAPALFATAQELEAAEAALNVEEMVRSGLQTLSVERYRYTQGRVIQVESLREATA, from the coding sequence ATGGCTGCCGCGAACATCGTCGTCCATTACCACGAGCTCTGGCTCAAAGGGGGGAACCGCGATTTCTTCCTGAGCAAGCTGCGCCTGGCCATGCGCCGGGCGCTGGACGGGCTGCGCATCGCGCGCATCACCGAGCCCGGCGACCGCTACGTCATCGAACTGCTGGACGAGGCCGAACTGCCGGAAACGCTGCGGCGGCTGGCGCGTGTTTCGGGGATCGCCAATCTGGCGGTGGCGCGCGCGGTGGAGCGCGACCTGGAAAATCCGCTCGGACCGCTGTGCGCCGCGGCCTGGGAAGAGGTCCGCAACGAATCCTTCGCCAGCTTCGCGGTGCGCGCCAAGCGCAGCGACAAGCGTTTCCCGATCAACGCCCTGACCATCGAGCGGGAAGTCGGCGGCTACCTGCACGACCAGTTGCAGGGCGCCGGACGCAGCTTCCGCGTGGACCTGCGCAATCCCGAACTCACCTGCCGCATCGAAATCACGCCGGGACCGGTGCTGGTCTATGCGCGGCGCATCCCCGGGGCGGGCGGCCTGCCGGCGAACACCGCGGGGCGGCTCACCTGCCTGCTCTCGGGCGGGTTCGATTCCTCGGTGGCGGCGTGGAAAATGATGAGGCGCGGCGCGCACGTCAACTTCGTGCATTTCTGGGGAGGCGGGGCGAAGCCGGGGGAGTCCTCGGTGCACGTGGCGCGCGAGCTGGTGAAGCGGCTGGTGCCATGGCAATTCACCGCCAAGCTGTACCTGGTACCCTTCGAGCCGCTGCAGCGCGAGATCATGCGGGAGGCGCCGGAGCAGTACCGCATCCTGCTCTATCGCCGGCTGATGCTGCGCATTGCCGAGCGCGTGGCCCGCGGCGGGCGCTCCCTGGGCCTGGTGACCGGCGACAGCCTGGCCCAAGTGGCGTCGCAGACCCTGCAGAACATGGCCGCCGTCGGCGCCGCCACCCACATGCCGCTCTACCGCCCGCTGGTGGGCGACGACAAGCTGGAGATTCTGGAAATAGCCAAGAAGATCGGTACGCATGACATTTCCGCGGAGCCCTTTCACGACTGCTGCCCGGTGTTTCTGCCCAAGGCGCCGGCGCTGTTCGCCACGGCGCAGGAACTGGAGGCGGCCGAGGCCGCGCTGAATGTGGAGGAGATGGTACGCAGCGGGCTGCAGACGCTGAGCGTCGAACGCTACCGCTATACGCAAGGGCGCGTGATCCAGGTGGAATCGCTGCGAGAGGCTACTGCGTAG
- a CDS encoding RNA-binding protein, translating to MKKLYIGNLPFTATEEQLQEWFTQAGCNPSAINLIRDRFTGQSRGFAFVEIANDEEADRAVQSLNGQNFGGRNLVVNEARPQTERGGGGGGRGFGGGGGGRGHGGGGGGGRGRGGDRGDRGDRGNRW from the coding sequence CTCTATATCGGAAATCTTCCGTTTACCGCAACGGAGGAGCAGCTTCAAGAGTGGTTCACGCAGGCAGGCTGCAATCCCTCAGCCATCAATCTCATTCGCGACCGTTTCACGGGACAGTCGCGCGGCTTTGCGTTCGTGGAAATTGCCAACGATGAAGAAGCCGATCGCGCCGTGCAGTCGCTCAACGGCCAGAACTTCGGCGGGCGCAACCTCGTTGTCAACGAAGCCCGGCCGCAGACCGAGCGTGGCGGTGGCGGCGGCGGACGCGGCTTCGGCGGCGGCGGCGGCGGGCGCGGGCATGGCGGCGGTGGCGGCGGCGGACGCGGGCGCGGCGGAGATCGCGGCGACCGCGGCGATCGCGGCAACCGCTGGTAA